One segment of Salvia splendens isolate huo1 chromosome 20, SspV2, whole genome shotgun sequence DNA contains the following:
- the LOC121781883 gene encoding uncharacterized protein At4g08330, chloroplastic-like — translation METSGGCYSSNQQFSASFAGSRRDVTYSCGSCGYDLNLNSSSRNTSTIGSKYGKSIKKGIISFFSIDESRFNQAEEFSCVPYFIFKHSCGIFSRKTKLLCRKCGNLIGIASDLNNDSPIHLITDGSDSPSSSEFTSKRKYDIRIRSLQPSSAGFGTPLVS, via the exons ATGGAGACTTCCGGTGGTTGTTATTCTTCGAATCAGCAGTTTTCAGCCTCCTTTGCCGGTTCGCGGCGAGATGTTACTTACAG CTGTGGTTCCTGTGGCTATGATTTAAACCTGAACTCATCTAGTCGGAATACATCTACCATTGGttccaaatatggtaaatctatCAAGAAAGGGATCatatcatttttctcaattgATGAGAGTCGATTCAATCAGGCCGAAGAATTTAGTTGTGTGCCCTACTTCATCTTCAAGCACTCTTGTGGTATTTTCAGTCGGAAAACAAAACTCCTATGCCGGAAATGTGGGAACCTTATTGGAATTGCTTCTGACCTGAACAATGATTCTCCTATCCACCTCATAACAGACGGGTCAGATTCACCCTCTAGCAGTGAATTCACAAGTAAGAGAAAGTACGACATCAGAATTCGTTCCTTGCAACCTAGTTCAGCTGGTTTTGGTACTCCTCTTGTCTCATGA
- the LOC121781827 gene encoding uncharacterized protein LOC121781827, translated as MNCRRERERERGRMECGRDERRWCCYHPTEMVVGVCGLCLNEKLLVVAKRRQPITHYSFFPKIFALTHLRKSHSPSSPSPQDSFISIKFEENGVAIWDKGKTSKIAHDEKYCDEKLKSVVEPRRSLRWRRQIGHLFHLIKRRRPAKATSAPSTLKGRMLNIGG; from the exons ATGAATtgtagaagagagagagagagggagagagggagaatgGAGTGCGGCAGAGATGAGAGGAGATGGTGCTGTTATCATCCAACAGAAATGGTAGTTGGAGTTTGTGGTTTATGCTTGAATGAGAAGCTCTTAGTTGTTGCAAAGCGACGCCAACCAATTACTCACTACTCTTTCTTTCCAAAAATCTTTGCTCTTACCCATCTGCGCAAATCCCActctccttcttctccatctccacaAG ACTCATTTATATCAATCAAGTTCGAAGAGAATGGTGTGGCCATATGGGACAAAGGGAAAACCTCCAAAATTGCACATGATGAGAAATATTGTGATGAAAAGTTGAAGAGTGTGGTCGAGCCACGCAGGTCGTTAAGGTGGCGTAGGCAGATTGGCCACCTCTTCCACCTCATCAAGCGGAGGAGGCCGGCCAAGGCCACATCAGCACCAAGCACCTTGAAAGGGAGGATGTTAAATATAGGTGGATAA
- the LOC121780956 gene encoding cytosolic sulfotransferase 5-like, giving the protein MSSNSAVDSNSDPPKSPFWGEPDALTLREGFWLPTFLLDSSSAFRHNFQARDGDVLLASPIKTGTTWLMAISHSLLTKPKSSDADALATNNPHSLVPTVEFELWSPTTNVNIFDPTSPRLLHTHLPLSLLPASVSKIVYIARSPEDTLVSMWHYFNTVAGEVALEKAVECFCSGAHPFGPFDRHVAEYWQESQRRPEKVLFVKYEEMKREPKRGVLRIAEFLGRPVGSEEEVEEILWRCSLERLKNLEVNAAEHSAYFRKGEVRDGKNYLTSEMGDRIHRSVGVKLQELGLFF; this is encoded by the coding sequence ATGTCATCAAACTCCGCCGTCGATAGCAACTCCGATCCCCCAAAATCCCCCTTCTGGGGAGAGCCAGATGCCCTCACCCTCCGCGAGGGCTTCTGGCTCCCCACCTTCCTCCTCGACTCATCCTCCGCCTTCCGCCATAACTTCCAAGCCCGCGACGGCGACGTCCTCCTCGCCTCCCCAATCAAAACCGGCACCACGTGGCTCATGGCCATCTCCCACTCCCTCCTCACCAAACCAAAATCCAGTGATGCCGATGCCCTAGCCACCAACAACCCTCACTCCCTGGTCCCCACAGTCGAATTCGAGCTCTGGTCCCCCACCACAAACGTCAACATCTTCGACCCCACCTCCCCCCGCCTCCTCCACACCCACCTCCCCCTCTCCCTCCTCCCCGCCTCCGTCTCGAAAATCGTGTACATCGCCCGGAGCCCCGAGGACACCCTCGTCTCCATGTGGCACTACTTCAACACCGTGGCCGGGGAGGTGGCGCTGGAGAAGGCGGTGGAGTGCTTCTGCTCCGGGGCCCACCCCTTCGGCCCGTTTGACCGCCACGTGGCGGAGTACTGGCAGGAGAGCCAGAGGCGGCCGGAGAAGGTGCTGTTTGTGAAGTACGAGGAGATGAAGAGGGAGCCGAAGAGGGGGGTTTTGAGGATTGCCGAGTTTCTCGGGAGGCCGGTGGGCTcggaggaggaggtggaggagaTTCTGTGGCGGTGTAGTTTGGAGAGGCTCAAGAATCTGGAGGTCAATGCGGCTGAACATTCTGCTTACTTTAGGAAAGGTGAAGTGAGGGACGGGAAGAATTATTTGACGTCGGAGATGGGAGATCGGATTCATCGGAGCGTGGGCGTTAAGCTCCAGGAGTTGGGCCTCTTTTTCTAA
- the LOC121781320 gene encoding probable LRR receptor-like serine/threonine-protein kinase At3g47570: MYALDLIQRLKIAIDVAAALENLHHCHTFSVVHCDIKPSNVLLDQDMTAHLADFGISKLFDGGETVIQTQTMATIGHAAPGDLLSSEDQHYSAKEKWMLSVFDLAMQCLADSADERINMIEASTALHKIHATIVASTVTGTRRLPVHNHLV, encoded by the coding sequence ATGTATGCTCTGGATCTTATACAGAGATTGAAAATAGCAATAGATGTTGCAGCAGCCTTGGAAAATCTTCACCATTGCCATACATTCTCCGTTGTCCATTGTGATATAAAGCCGAGCAATGTGTTGCTTGATCAAGACATGACTGCTCATCTTGCTGATTTTGGTATTTCCAAGCTTTTCGATGGAGGAGAAACTGTCATCCAAACACAAACAATGGCAACCATCGGTCACGCAGCACCAGGTGATCTATTATCCAGTGAAGATCAACATTACTCTGCGAAGGAGAAATGGATGTTATCAGTGTTTGATTTGGCAATGCAATGTCTAGCTGATTCAGCAGATGAAAGAATCAATATGATTGAAGCATCGACTGCTCTGCACAAGATCCATGCTACAATTGTGGCAAGTACAGTTACAGGTACTCGTCGTCTACCAGTTCATAACCATCTAGTTTGA